The DNA window ACCACATCTACATTCATGTTAATACACTTTTTGGTTGCATTTATCACAATTAACTCTCTCTGGTCATGTATAGGTAAAACAACATATGCAGCTCTACATTTGGTCAAGTATGAATTCATCTCTGTGGGTCTGTAGTAATACTCAGATGCAATGAATAAATTGAAAAACGAGTGCTTAAAGCAAATGAGCTCATATGGATGCTTGAGGAAGTAAACACAGCAAAGAGGATGAAATGGCAAGCAAGGAAATCATACACTGTAATGTGTTGAAGACTGAACATTATTTTGGCATAAATTATACTGAAAATAGAATATACTAGTAGGTTATTTTTCAGCAGTCCATCATTTGGCTGCGGTTTCTTTTATAGTATAATCAATAAGAATgcaatcattttttttgttattggaAATACGTCTCCATTCTTCTGGAAGAGATTTGACTACAGATATAGTATGAGATTTATTTTTGGTCTCAGTAGTTAATCTTTTCTACAAGTCAAGCAAGAAAATTTGAGGCTGTTGTTGCACCGTTACTACTTCAAAATAGCACGGAGGAAAATGCATATTCATGTACAACACTCCAAACTACTACCTCTCctatgcaaaattggtaaataaTGGTAGACATAGAAAAAGTGATTATAGAAAtattattgaaaaatgaaattcttagatttttttgatgaaactaattttaatgaataatctaaaatgagaaaatatgattatattttatgattattaAATGGGCCGAAAATGTTGATTGGTTAAACAACCACAATGAAACGGCCTTTTGGAGGGAAAACCGGCCACATGAAAACGACGCCTTTGCCCCTCGACCGCAtcgccttctctctctctaacacacacacagagacaTCGTTTCTTCTCCTAGTCGCACTTCATTCCTATCGCCTACTTCCTGCCTACCTAATTCTTCCATATTTTCCATCGGATTCACATCTACGATTGCAATTACATTCCTTCTTTCTACGTTGATTCATCGTTTACTTTTGTTGCTGAAGCAACAATAGTATTAATCAATGTCTTCTTTCAGCGTCCAAGGCCCGAAGGTTTCGCCTCTCCTGGCCGCTTCATCGCAGCCGGCTCATAGACGGCACTTAATTGCTTCCTTTCCTCGATCGGATTGCAGATCAACTCCTGCGTTGACAACAACAGCTCAGTTTCAGGTAATTTTTGTTTAGTACTGAAAATTTTGCTTTCTGTGGTTGTTTAGTTCATTTTTGCAAGTGACATGTATGGACGCAGTTTTGTAGATTGGAATGAGTAGTACTCTAGTTTGGTTGAACTGTCAACTTGAATTTCAATTCCACTCTGGTTCTTTATTGCAAGCCATTCATATGGATATGGCAATTTAAATCATGTGTTGTTATCGCATTATCATGTCTATTAGTTACCTAGACTTTCGATGCTTCAATGTCGTTGAGAGTAAATGTAATTTAACATAAAGTTGAGTTAAGTTGGTGAGAACTGGCATGTGTGATATAGACAGTATATATCTATTTCATATGAATATGACAACACAACGACAAGGAGAAGGTGTCGTGCTAACCATCAGTCTCCATACAGCAGTGAAGTCATTAAGTTTCTCTTGATGCAGTAATAGACATTCTCAAATTCAAAATAAGTTCATGTAGTAGCCCACAATTAACACATTCCTGTTATTCCATTAGTTCCAGTGAAAGACTTTACTCAGTGACTGAATTTGCAAGCCTTATTATGAAGTGATATATCAAGACTGTACGAAAATTCGAAAGATGTTGCCAATCTCAGAGCAGCTGTTCAGAGAACACATTAAGATTTCTGTTAGGCATCTTCGGTTTTACCTAGCAAACTTGTGATCTCCTCACAGATTTATCATTTATGCCAATTGATGGTTAATGTATTTCTCATAATTTGAAAAGTTCATTTCTTGGCTTGGTGGTAATTAGTATCATGAATATCGTACTTTAGTTTAATTTCTAACCACTGATTTTCCAATGGAATAAAAAATAGTTAGTGAATGAATATAGGATGTGATAATGTCCCACGGTCCCAGTTTTTAGATTTTGTTCAATTCGACATACTTCAGCTGGAGACAGAAAGACTTGGGTTGCTCTCAGTATTTCATGTCTTTTAAAATGTTTGGATGTGGAAATGCATAGAATGTTGCAGACTTGCAGTTTAGAGAAGATAGAAACAATGATGTTTAATTAGTGGATAACGGCGATAAGCTTCCTCCCTTTCTTCAGGGATGTAGCATCAGCCAATCAGATGCCTTAGGTCTGTGCTCAGCTTAGTCAGGTAAGACGAATGGTGATGATGGTATAACTTGTTTTCGTTTTCTTCGTTTGCTTTTCAATTCTCCTTTACCTGAGTTTCCTTGACTTGGAGGATATAGCTGAGATTTTTCCTACTTTAATCAGGCTGTGGTCGAAAAGGTTCCAAATGCTACTCCAGCTCTAGAGACAGTGCCTATCCTAGAATCTGAAAAGCAAGATGAAGTTCCAGATGCATCCTCTATTTCAACTTTTATGAACCAAGTGTCAGATCTTGTCAAGTATGTAAACCAAATTGCGTAGAATCTGGTCACTTTCTCAGTCAATCTGTATTAAAACTTTtccttccttttccttttcctcgCATGGTCAGGCTTGTGGATTCAAAAGGTATTGCAGAGTTGCAGCTTAAACAATTGGATATTGAAATCCTTATCCGGAAAAAGGAAGCACTGCCACAGTCATCAAGTCCAGATCCTGTTTACCTCATACCACCTCCTACATACCAGTCTGAACTACCACCAAGCACTCCTGCTCCGGAATCTGTGGCCTCTAGACCGTCATCTCCCACTTCAGCACCTGCACCAACAAAATCAACGTCATCACATCCCCCATTGAAATGCCCAACGGCTGGAAACTTCTATCGTTCTCCAGCTCCTGGCGAACCACCTTTTGTGAAGGTTTGCATGAAATCATGAACGTATACATGAAAATAATTTTCCAGATATAATGATAGTGTCTATTTTTCATATATCTTATTTGGTGTGAGCTCGATGTAGGAGGACTTTCCCAATTTTCTATATCTTTTATCTAACTAAAGTTTTATCTACATAGAAAAAACAGTTTAGaccattttaattttatctgGTGCATGCTCTGGTTTTTAGCTACTACGTGATTGTCtattttccttttgttttctttgattTTCTAGGTTGGGGATAAGGTGCAAAAGGGACAAGTAATATGCATCATCGAGGCTATGAAACTGATGAATGATATTGAGGTGAGCTTTAATCTCTTGCATAGCATTTATTCGTGTTTCTATGTTCTTATTTACATGGTGGATACATGTCTAGATAAATagtttaaaattcgaattacaTGAAATGCTCCAATTCGGTGGTTCAGCTTGAGGGAATTTCTGAAAGCTTATGGTTAAGCTCCTTGAGATTGTTGATTCTATATTACCTAAAATGTTGTAGCAATGATGAAACTCTAGAaaaatggagtattaaaaattaaatgggACAGCTTTATGATTTAGTTCAGATATTCAATTCAATTTCTTCTGAAATATGCTCAACTTTGTTTCATTACTTTCTTTCGATATGACATTCTTAGATACAAATAACCTCGGgatatctttattttttctttcaggCTGATCACTCTGGCACTGTAGTTGAGATTCTTGTAGATGACGGGAAACCCGTCAGCTTGGATATGGTAAGCTGTTTTCTTTGTCGACTGTTACTCGCAACTCCATTTTGAAATTTGTACCATGTGGTTGCGTGGGAAGCTGATAATCCAATGCTAAAACAGCTTTGATGTCGAACCGATCATATGTCCTTCAAGTATGATAGAATGATGCATCAAATAGGATATAGTCGATATGTGAATCTCAAACATCATATATATTCCTCAGACCTGCTATCTCTttcttataattattttttttttcctttgcaGCCTTTATTTATAATCGAGCCATGAAGAACCAAGTGCACCTCTCAtgaaaaacaacaattaaagcTCTGAAGTGAGAGATTTATTTGCCTTCTTGAAATGTACACTGTGAAATTAGGACAATGCTGTTCTTGTTGTAATGATGTTTACTAATTCTGGTGTTAATTTATAATcttcaaataataaatatttttgcgCACACAAATCACTACGTTGCAGATTATAAATCGTTTGGATGGTTACCTacaaatattcacttttatatGAAAGAGAGCTCACATAAGTTTTGTTGAATAAGTTAGACATTCAATCTAAGAACGGGAAATGATTCTATATTCTTATTTACAATATAGATTTTCATTCACAAATGTGTAGTGTGTTTACTCAGTGTGTGTGCGCAGTTTGTGTGCACAaatttttcaaattcaatttcatatcaatcACTTCATTTTTTACTAAACAAATGATGTcgaattgaattagaattaaattatttcaaattcaattcaGCGTACCGGACGGACTCCTAGTGACTAAATTGAATTAAGATGGCCATAGTTTGGAAGGAGAATTCAGTTGTGGAGGAAGAAATCAAGATGTCGTCCGGTTGGCATTTTGATCCGTCCGGTGAAGAGTCGATTGAATCAAATCTGTTGAAAAAAGTGGGCATAGAATCTCTCCCATCTAAGGTCATGTAGGAGATAGATGATCACCACTTTTACAAACACCCTCCGAAGAATCTTGGTGCGGATTTCGATTCATTCATAATTCATTCATTTATCATATTTAGAATCATATATGCCTTTAATCATTTTCAATTACGTGCAGTTTATGGCTCAGAACATCTATTGGAAGAGTATCTCTTGATTCATGGAGACGAATATTTCCACGAAAGAATCAACAAGATGAAACTAGTCCGAGAAGGCAATGTTGGATCATGGAGATCTCTTggaaaagaagaggaaattGTCGACGAGAATGGAGATTTTTTCGCCTTCAAGATCTACTATATTCGTAGTAGATGTTTAGAATTCTAAAATAGCTATGAAATTGGACACATTCGCaaacatttcacacacacataGTGCACGCACACAACAAACATTTCACACACAGCACACCAAGTACACACACCCCGCAAACACATGCTGCACAAATGcgcgcacacacacaacacacatggTGCACGTACAAACAAAATGTGAAGTGTATGTTACTGTGCACGATttcttcaaatttaattttaaaatcaattacTTCATTTTTACTAGAAAATAGATTTggaaatttaaatccaatttcGTTCACTTAGTAGTGCCTGGACATCTTCGCACACATTTCACACGCGCatgcacacacttcacacatttaaCACACATCGCATACCCAGTGCATCCATACACACATTTGCACAAATGCGCGCACACACACAACGCACACGGTGCACATACAAACAaaatgtgaagtgtgtgcaatgtgtgtcgTGCGTGTGTAGAATTTCATTTTatgatcaattattttatttttacaaaaaaatgatttggaaattaaattccaatttCGTATACCGAACGGGCTCTTAGTGACTAAACTAAATCAACATTGCCATTGTTTGGAGGGAGAGTTCAGTTATGGTGGAAGAGATCAGGCTGCCGGCCGGTTGGCGATTCAATCCAACCGACGAAGAGCTCAGCGAATTGTACCTGTCGAAAAAGGTCATGAAGGAGATTGATGCTCACCACTTCTACCATCACCA is part of the Salvia splendens isolate huo1 chromosome 22, SspV2, whole genome shotgun sequence genome and encodes:
- the LOC121786226 gene encoding biotin carboxyl carrier protein of acetyl-CoA carboxylase 2, chloroplastic-like, which encodes MSSFSVQGPKVSPLLAASSQPAHRRHLIASFPRSDCRSTPALTTTAQFQAVVEKVPNATPALETVPILESEKQDEVPDASSISTFMNQVSDLVKLVDSKGIAELQLKQLDIEILIRKKEALPQSSSPDPVYLIPPPTYQSELPPSTPAPESVASRPSSPTSAPAPTKSTSSHPPLKCPTAGNFYRSPAPGEPPFVKVGDKVQKGQVICIIEAMKLMNDIEADHSGTVVEILVDDGKPVSLDMPLFIIEP